Proteins co-encoded in one Roseiconus lacunae genomic window:
- a CDS encoding tetratricopeptide repeat protein has translation MSARAVPPNSKSKSASQPPSNVQDKLAFHPAVVRVLPLIRRRDYHAAAKQLRSAGRDLSIRNTLGVCLLRIGLADEALQVFRQFVLTPGNLGERGDVSDAQKRNFATALLLSGSPSGAIDVLREIKSADQRQADQIRRSIRQWEKSLSWLRWIDWKLNRIEPPNCRVQVDFVPGEFDTGVEGDAAAEPEVTIEQDMEMTSQAVSA, from the coding sequence ATGTCTGCGCGCGCAGTGCCCCCCAATTCAAAATCAAAGTCTGCTTCCCAACCGCCTTCGAACGTCCAAGACAAACTGGCATTCCATCCCGCGGTCGTTCGCGTACTTCCATTGATTCGTAGACGTGACTACCACGCGGCGGCGAAGCAACTACGTTCCGCGGGAAGAGATCTGTCGATCCGAAACACACTTGGCGTTTGTTTATTGCGAATCGGGCTCGCCGACGAAGCGCTACAAGTCTTTCGCCAGTTCGTTTTAACGCCCGGCAATTTGGGCGAACGTGGTGATGTTAGCGATGCTCAAAAACGCAATTTTGCGACTGCCTTACTGCTGAGCGGTTCGCCAAGTGGAGCGATCGATGTCCTCCGGGAGATCAAGTCTGCTGACCAGCGGCAAGCAGACCAAATACGCCGATCGATTCGACAGTGGGAAAAATCACTCAGTTGGTTGCGTTGGATTGACTGGAAGCTCAATCGTATCGAACCACCGAACTGTCGAGTGCAAGTGGACTTCGTGCCTGGTGAGTTCGATACCGGTGTAGAGGGTGATGCGGCTGCTGAGCCCGAGGTTACTATCGAACAAGACATGGAGATGACAAGTCAGGCAGTTTCGGCTTGA
- a CDS encoding ShlB/FhaC/HecB family hemolysin secretion/activation protein has translation MTAWYWHRMAVCCCLISFLIGGIATAQNFERYRPKAFPSTRAGEFDINVPEQQDDATQSSDVVLVDRLDAVILLAHRDDLDPHQAFEELEGVHCQIADSRSLAHSPQIQNAIRKHLGRPITLRNLNQMTRDVIAIYERCGQPIVDVQILEQKITGGTIQIVIVESRIGRINVTGGCWTDRCLLRNNITRSRIGGKIFESCVAEDLFWLNRNPFRSVALDIRPGTSDGTSDLFFEVCDVLPARAYAGYEDTGVEALRLERLYSGVMLGNPFGHDGLLGYQYTADAEFNRLHAHALSYGVDPNRHEGFQVFGSWASAEPDLPAPMTQDGEAWQVGSRWYRYGTRTAYLERAWFAGYDFKSSNTSVEFGSINTSDTAADLLQLCLGYHALAREDNGDYARLHSIVNYGPDGGFTSRHNAEAFNSLRMNTAPGYVYWRTNLEMRRQVSCDYEWTFRGAGQIASDRLLFSETLGFGGYDSIRGYDQRVASGDNGWITNLEVGPTAWTFGCGDDERIIKCYGFADLGQAFILDSVPGEDKEQFLAGIGIGCRISIGQRVSMRFDYGRGLNDVQGADAGDRVHIGLVSFFGPMP, from the coding sequence ATGACTGCATGGTATTGGCACAGGATGGCGGTCTGCTGCTGCCTGATTAGTTTTCTGATCGGCGGCATCGCAACCGCCCAGAACTTCGAGCGTTACCGGCCGAAGGCGTTTCCGTCGACTCGAGCTGGCGAGTTCGACATCAACGTTCCCGAGCAGCAGGACGATGCCACTCAAAGTAGTGACGTTGTTTTGGTGGATCGGTTGGATGCGGTCATCTTGTTGGCTCACCGAGATGACCTTGATCCGCATCAAGCGTTCGAGGAACTAGAAGGCGTCCATTGCCAGATCGCTGACTCGCGATCATTGGCTCACTCCCCCCAGATTCAGAATGCGATAAGAAAGCATCTCGGTCGCCCGATCACGCTCCGTAATCTTAACCAGATGACACGCGACGTGATCGCGATCTACGAGCGATGTGGACAGCCGATCGTCGACGTTCAGATTCTCGAACAAAAGATCACCGGTGGTACCATTCAAATTGTCATCGTCGAATCGCGAATCGGTCGGATCAATGTGACGGGCGGGTGCTGGACCGACCGATGTTTGCTTCGCAACAACATCACGCGATCACGAATCGGTGGAAAGATCTTCGAATCGTGTGTCGCCGAAGATCTTTTCTGGCTCAATCGAAATCCCTTTCGCTCGGTGGCGTTGGATATCAGACCTGGGACGTCCGACGGAACGTCAGATTTGTTCTTCGAGGTGTGCGATGTATTGCCTGCCAGGGCGTACGCCGGCTACGAAGACACCGGTGTCGAAGCGTTGCGTCTTGAACGTCTCTATTCTGGGGTCATGCTGGGGAATCCATTTGGACACGACGGCTTACTCGGGTATCAGTACACCGCAGACGCTGAATTCAATCGACTGCATGCGCACGCACTAAGTTATGGCGTAGATCCCAATCGACACGAGGGATTTCAGGTATTCGGCAGTTGGGCGTCTGCCGAACCAGACTTGCCCGCACCGATGACACAAGACGGCGAAGCTTGGCAGGTCGGCTCACGTTGGTATCGCTACGGAACCCGGACGGCTTATCTCGAACGCGCGTGGTTCGCCGGCTACGATTTCAAATCGTCCAATACGTCAGTCGAGTTCGGGTCGATCAACACATCCGATACTGCCGCAGATCTACTGCAACTTTGCCTTGGTTATCACGCTTTGGCTCGAGAAGACAATGGCGACTATGCCAGACTTCATTCGATCGTCAACTACGGTCCTGACGGCGGGTTTACTTCTCGCCACAATGCAGAGGCTTTCAACAGCCTGAGAATGAACACGGCACCTGGATACGTTTACTGGCGTACCAATTTGGAAATGCGGCGTCAGGTCAGCTGCGACTACGAATGGACATTTCGTGGTGCCGGTCAAATCGCAAGTGATCGGTTGCTGTTTAGCGAAACACTTGGATTCGGCGGATACGATTCGATTCGCGGTTACGACCAACGCGTTGCCAGCGGCGACAACGGATGGATCACCAACTTAGAAGTCGGCCCCACGGCCTGGACCTTTGGTTGCGGTGACGATGAACGAATCATCAAGTGCTATGGGTTTGCCGATCTGGGCCAGGCTTTCATCTTGGACAGCGTTCCAGGAGAAGATAAAGAACAGTTCCTAGCAGGCATAGGGATCGGTTGCCGAATCTCGATCGGTCAACGCGTTTCAATGCGGTTCGACTACGGTCGTGGACTAAACGATGTCCAAGGCGCCGACGCGGGTGATCGAGTCCACATCGGCCTGGTTTCATTCTTCGGCCCGATGCCATAG